One Halostella limicola genomic window carries:
- a CDS encoding dihydrolipoyl dehydrogenase family protein, producing MPHVAIIGAYGSAGVAVAGELVDEPDVELTLIDDGEPGGGLCILRGCMPSKEVLSAGAHRFGARHDHRLTGEIPEVDLERVVETKDDHVLGFAEHRREAVHEMAERENVEFLHETARFVDDRVIAVADRTIEPDYVVIATGSTVNVPDIDGIDEVDFATSADVLDATELPDSGVVMGFGYVGLELVPYIAEAGTSLTVIEHDERPLDEADPEYGDELLDIYQDEWDVDVLTETDEERLEPTDDGGVRLYLDGERDAVEADELFLFTGRRPNLDGLGLENTALDPGSGWVGDTMQARDDERVFVVGDANGHEPILHVAKEQGFRAAENVLSHAHGQALSPYENVHHHVIFSGLGVYPYARVGHSKESAEAKGVDHVAVTREASDDGVFTTKTVPEGRATLVVDPDDGTVLGYQGLHYHADAMAKTMQVVVEMELDVRDLPDRAYHPTTPEILDGLFREASARVEE from the coding sequence ATGCCACACGTCGCCATCATCGGCGCGTACGGGAGCGCGGGCGTCGCCGTCGCGGGCGAGCTCGTCGACGAGCCCGACGTGGAACTGACCCTGATCGACGACGGTGAGCCCGGTGGCGGCCTCTGCATCCTGCGGGGCTGTATGCCCTCGAAAGAGGTCCTCTCGGCGGGCGCGCACCGCTTCGGCGCGCGTCACGACCACCGCCTGACGGGGGAGATACCCGAGGTCGACCTGGAGCGCGTGGTCGAGACGAAAGACGACCACGTCCTCGGGTTCGCGGAGCACCGACGCGAGGCGGTCCACGAGATGGCCGAGCGCGAGAACGTGGAGTTCCTGCACGAGACGGCGCGGTTCGTCGACGACCGCGTCATCGCCGTCGCCGACAGGACCATCGAACCCGACTACGTCGTGATCGCGACGGGGTCGACGGTGAACGTGCCCGACATCGACGGGATCGACGAGGTCGACTTCGCGACCAGCGCGGACGTGCTGGACGCGACCGAGCTCCCCGACTCCGGCGTCGTGATGGGCTTCGGCTACGTCGGACTGGAGCTGGTGCCGTACATCGCCGAGGCCGGGACCTCGCTCACCGTGATCGAACACGACGAGCGCCCGCTGGACGAGGCCGACCCCGAGTACGGCGACGAACTACTCGACATCTATCAGGACGAGTGGGACGTGGACGTGCTGACCGAGACGGACGAGGAGCGGCTCGAACCGACCGACGACGGCGGCGTTCGTCTGTACCTCGACGGCGAGCGCGACGCGGTCGAGGCCGACGAACTGTTCCTGTTCACCGGCCGGCGCCCGAACCTCGACGGCCTCGGACTGGAAAACACCGCGCTCGACCCGGGCTCGGGGTGGGTGGGGGACACGATGCAGGCCCGCGACGACGAGCGCGTGTTCGTCGTCGGCGACGCCAACGGCCACGAGCCGATCCTCCACGTCGCCAAGGAACAGGGGTTCAGAGCTGCCGAGAACGTCCTTTCTCACGCCCACGGTCAGGCGCTGTCCCCGTACGAGAACGTCCACCACCACGTCATCTTCTCGGGCCTCGGCGTCTACCCGTACGCCCGCGTCGGCCACTCGAAGGAGTCGGCCGAGGCGAAGGGCGTCGACCACGTCGCCGTCACGCGCGAGGCGAGCGACGACGGCGTGTTCACGACCAAGACCGTCCCGGAGGGGCGGGCGACGCTCGTGGTCGACCCCGACGACGGGACGGTGCTCGGCTACCAGGGGCTGCACTACCACGCGGACGCGATGGCGAAGACGATGCAGGTCGTCGTCGAGATGGAACTCGACGTGCGCGACCTGCCGGACCGGGCGTACCACCCGACGACGCCCGAGATACTCGACGGCCTGTTCCGCGAGGCGAGCGCCCGCGTCGAGGAGTGA
- the kdgK1 gene encoding bifunctional 2-dehydro-3-deoxygluconokinase/2-dehydro-3-deoxygalactonokinase, translating to MSDLVTFGETMLRLSPPGNERLETTPELEFRAAGAESNVAVAAERLGAVSTWLSKLPDNPLGRRVENGLRGYGIDTEIVWSEEGRQGTYYLEHAGSPRGTNVIYDRENAAVTTASAEEFDLSTIRDARAFFTSGITPALSDSLRDATANLLRVAKKANTTTAFDMNYRSKLWSPDEARATVTKLFQLVDVLVIPFRDAETVLGYEGSAPELAHHLASKYDFETVVVTQGEHGSLAWHDNVVHEQDIYEADTVDAIGTGDAFVGAFLGRRLSGDDVARSLEYASATAALKRTIPGDVATVTKAEVESVIGDDLNQISR from the coding sequence ATGAGCGACCTCGTCACGTTCGGCGAGACGATGCTGCGGCTCTCCCCGCCGGGCAACGAGCGTCTGGAGACGACGCCGGAACTGGAGTTCCGCGCCGCGGGCGCGGAGAGCAACGTCGCCGTCGCGGCCGAGCGCCTCGGCGCGGTGTCGACGTGGCTGTCGAAGCTCCCCGACAACCCTCTGGGTCGGCGCGTGGAGAACGGCCTGCGCGGCTACGGAATCGACACCGAGATCGTCTGGTCCGAGGAGGGCCGGCAGGGAACCTACTACCTCGAACACGCCGGCAGTCCGCGCGGGACGAACGTCATCTACGACCGCGAGAACGCGGCGGTCACGACGGCCAGCGCGGAGGAGTTCGACCTGAGTACGATCCGCGACGCCCGCGCGTTCTTCACCAGCGGCATCACGCCCGCGCTGTCGGACTCGCTCCGCGACGCGACGGCGAACCTGCTCCGGGTCGCCAAGAAGGCCAACACGACGACGGCGTTCGACATGAACTACCGGTCGAAGCTCTGGTCGCCCGACGAGGCCCGCGCGACCGTGACGAAGCTGTTCCAGCTCGTCGACGTGCTGGTCATCCCCTTCCGCGACGCCGAGACGGTGCTCGGCTACGAGGGGTCCGCCCCCGAACTCGCCCACCACCTCGCCTCGAAGTACGACTTCGAGACCGTCGTCGTCACGCAGGGCGAGCACGGCTCGCTGGCCTGGCACGACAACGTCGTGCACGAGCAGGACATCTACGAGGCGGACACGGTCGACGCCATCGGCACGGGCGACGCCTTCGTCGGCGCGTTCCTCGGTCGGCGGCTCTCGGGCGACGACGTGGCCCGCTCGCTGGAGTACGCCTCCGCGACGGCGGCGCTCAAGCGGACCATCCCCGGCGACGTCGCGACGGTGACGAAAGCGGAGGTCGAGTCGGTCATCGGCGACGACCTGAACCAGATCTCGCGGTAA
- the mutL gene encoding DNA mismatch repair endonuclease MutL, with protein sequence MSDADGDRETAGDGEIRTLDDSTVRRIAAGEVVERPASVVKELVENSIDADASRIEVEVESGGIDRVCVSDDGVGMSEEDVRTAVREHTTSKIRDLDDLESGLTTLGFRGEALHTIGAVSRTTVTTKARGADGAATELRLEGGEVTDVSPAGRPAGTTVEVTDLFYNTPARKKYLKTEATEFAHVNRIVTRYALANPDVAVSLEHDGRETFSTTGRGDLRSALLSVYGREVAESMIAVDEEDLPPGPLDEVSGYVSHPETNRSSREYVSTFINGRYVTAGAVREAVLEAYGGQLAADRYPFVVLFLDVPAAAVDVNVHPRKMEARFDDEAGLRRQVEAAVESALLDHGLIRSGAPRGRSAPDEAAVRPESAADDGDEAGTGENPDDAPGGESASGPTADPRSEDLTSYGSADAADETTDSPGAASGSSGDGDTSADAAESSFKDSADAVEATDGSSATGEESGSSPRRAEARSSPKEAPETAEPSESGTGTADAAGGGPGEADQEIRATDRVTPEAADDDPTDAGRDEAAPSKFAGATEQRTLAGDAVDRTREYDSLPSMRVLGQFSDTYVVAETDAGLALVDQHAADERVNYERLREAFAGDTTAQSLAESVELELTAGEAALFEDYADALAGLGFYANRADDRTVEVTTVPAVFDETLDPERLRDVLASFVSTADEAAGEETVESLADEFIADLACYPSVTGNTSLTEGAVTELLAALDECENPYACPHGRPVVIELDEDELAERFERDYPGHGGRREP encoded by the coding sequence GTGAGCGACGCGGACGGCGACCGTGAGACCGCCGGCGACGGCGAGATCCGGACGCTCGACGACTCGACGGTCCGGCGCATCGCGGCCGGCGAGGTGGTCGAGCGCCCGGCCAGCGTCGTGAAGGAACTGGTCGAGAACAGCATCGACGCGGACGCCTCCCGCATCGAGGTCGAGGTCGAGAGCGGCGGGATCGACCGGGTCTGCGTCAGCGACGACGGCGTCGGGATGAGCGAGGAGGACGTGCGGACCGCCGTCCGCGAACACACGACGAGCAAGATCCGGGACCTGGACGACCTCGAATCGGGGCTGACGACGCTCGGCTTCCGCGGCGAGGCCCTGCACACCATCGGCGCGGTCTCGCGGACGACCGTCACGACGAAGGCCCGCGGCGCGGACGGCGCGGCGACCGAACTCCGCCTGGAGGGCGGCGAGGTGACCGACGTCTCGCCGGCGGGGCGTCCGGCAGGCACCACCGTCGAGGTGACGGACCTGTTCTACAACACGCCCGCCCGGAAGAAGTACCTGAAGACGGAGGCGACGGAGTTCGCCCACGTGAACCGCATTGTTACGCGCTACGCGCTGGCGAACCCGGACGTGGCGGTGTCGCTGGAACACGACGGCCGCGAGACGTTCTCCACGACCGGCCGGGGCGACCTGCGCTCCGCGCTGCTCTCGGTCTACGGCCGCGAAGTGGCCGAGTCGATGATCGCGGTCGACGAGGAGGACCTGCCGCCCGGCCCGCTGGACGAGGTCTCGGGCTACGTCAGCCACCCCGAGACGAACCGTTCCAGCCGCGAGTACGTCTCGACGTTCATCAACGGCCGCTACGTCACGGCCGGCGCCGTCCGCGAGGCCGTGCTGGAGGCCTACGGCGGCCAGCTCGCGGCGGACCGCTACCCCTTCGTCGTCCTCTTCCTCGACGTGCCCGCCGCCGCCGTCGACGTGAACGTCCACCCGCGGAAGATGGAGGCGCGCTTCGACGACGAGGCGGGCCTGCGCCGACAGGTCGAGGCGGCCGTCGAGAGCGCCCTGCTCGACCACGGCTTGATCCGCTCCGGCGCGCCGCGGGGGCGGTCGGCGCCCGACGAGGCCGCCGTCCGGCCCGAGTCCGCGGCGGACGACGGGGACGAGGCGGGAACCGGCGAGAACCCCGACGATGCGCCCGGCGGCGAGAGCGCCTCCGGCCCCACTGCAGACCCCAGAAGCGAGGACCTCACGTCGTACGGATCGGCCGACGCGGCGGACGAGACGACCGACTCGCCGGGGGCAGCGAGCGGTTCGAGCGGCGACGGCGACACGTCTGCCGACGCAGCGGAGAGCAGCTTCAAAGACTCTGCAGATGCTGTAGAAGCTACGGATGGTTCGAGCGCCACTGGAGAAGAGTCCGGAAGCAGCCCCCGGAGAGCCGAAGCACGTTCGTCGCCCAAAGAGGCTCCGGAAACTGCAGAGCCGTCAGAGTCGGGTACCGGAACCGCCGACGCGGCGGGCGGTGGACCGGGCGAGGCAGACCAAGAGATCCGAGCGACGGACCGCGTCACGCCGGAAGCGGCCGACGACGACCCGACGGACGCCGGCCGCGACGAGGCCGCTCCATCGAAGTTCGCCGGCGCGACCGAGCAGCGGACGCTGGCCGGCGACGCCGTCGACCGCACGCGCGAGTACGACAGTCTCCCGTCGATGCGCGTGCTGGGCCAGTTCAGCGACACCTACGTCGTCGCCGAGACGGACGCTGGGCTGGCGCTGGTTGACCAGCACGCCGCCGACGAGCGGGTGAACTACGAGCGCCTGCGAGAGGCGTTCGCCGGCGACACGACCGCGCAGTCGCTGGCCGAGTCGGTCGAACTGGAGCTGACGGCGGGCGAGGCGGCGCTGTTCGAGGACTACGCCGACGCGCTCGCCGGCCTCGGATTCTACGCGAACCGCGCCGACGACCGGACCGTCGAGGTGACGACGGTGCCGGCCGTCTTCGACGAGACGCTCGACCCCGAGCGCCTGCGCGACGTGCTCGCGTCGTTCGTCTCGACGGCGGACGAGGCGGCCGGCGAGGAGACGGTCGAATCGCTGGCGGACGAGTTCATCGCCGACCTCGCCTGCTACCCGTCGGTGACGGGCAACACGTCGCTGACGGAGGGCGCGGTGACGGAGCTGCTCGCGGCGCTCGACGAGTGCGAGAACCCGTACGCCTGCCCGCACGGGCGGCCCGTCGTGATCGAACTCGACGAGGACGAACTCGCCGAGCGGTTCGAACGGGACTACCCGGGCCACGGCGGACGGCGGGAGCCCTGA
- a CDS encoding DUF7331 family protein → MTTTNATDADGDANGAIDGGETDDLLAYETETGIVVCDPDDPSAWIESDAFVDTARRR, encoded by the coding sequence ATGACCACGACGAACGCGACGGACGCGGACGGCGACGCGAACGGGGCGATCGACGGCGGGGAGACCGACGACCTGCTCGCCTACGAGACGGAGACGGGGATAGTCGTCTGTGACCCGGACGACCCGTCCGCGTGGATCGAGAGCGACGCCTTCGTCGACACGGCGCGGCGGCGGTGA
- a CDS encoding GNAT family N-acetyltransferase translates to MDPDTRDARRSQPALPPADSTDPATDALAGDERADGDGDGPYRPPPVDVDDEEDREIAVRAYDGGADPLVAMYERFDPEDRAQGIPPLSEERIRSWLGPLLDDGLNVVARHEDRIVGHAALLPMNDDRHELAVFVDPSYQSAGVGTAVVRGLLGHGRENGVDRVWLTVSSRNRIARRLYESVGFRTLEEGREHEMERDL, encoded by the coding sequence ATGGACCCCGACACTCGCGACGCTCGGCGGTCGCAGCCGGCCCTCCCGCCCGCGGACAGCACAGACCCGGCGACCGACGCGCTCGCGGGCGACGAGCGGGCGGACGGCGACGGGGACGGCCCCTACCGCCCGCCGCCGGTCGACGTCGACGACGAGGAGGACAGAGAGATAGCGGTCCGCGCCTACGACGGCGGCGCGGACCCCCTCGTCGCGATGTACGAGCGGTTCGACCCGGAGGACCGCGCGCAGGGCATCCCGCCGTTGTCCGAGGAGCGCATCCGTTCCTGGCTGGGGCCGCTGCTCGACGACGGCCTCAACGTCGTCGCGCGACACGAGGACCGGATCGTCGGACACGCCGCGCTCCTGCCGATGAACGACGACAGACACGAGCTCGCCGTCTTCGTCGACCCGTCCTACCAGTCCGCCGGCGTCGGGACGGCGGTGGTCCGGGGGCTGCTCGGGCACGGTCGCGAGAACGGCGTCGACCGCGTCTGGCTCACGGTCTCCAGCCGGAACCGGATCGCGCGACGCCTGTACGAGTCGGTCGGATTCCGGACCCTGGAGGAGGGCCGCGAGCACGAGATGGAGCGCGACCTCTGA
- a CDS encoding SDR family oxidoreductase, with the protein MSTNFDLSDPELTRDDILVLDDPRFGPDSVAVVTGAASGIGRALTVALAANGLTVVGADVDADGLGETVALAEDLGAPGDVATVETDLTDDGDVAAMVEAAAERGDLRYVANVAGLQHIASIPEYPMERYDLLLDVMLRAPFLVAKHAMPRVRETDDGVGAIANMSSVHGRYATKNKPAYIVAKHGINGLTRAIAAEGEGTLRGFSVSVGYVLTPLMVNQIEATAAERGIPEREVVEDIMLGQARTKDLMTPAEVANLFTFGFSRHGKHLNGADMLWDGGYTHTYE; encoded by the coding sequence GTGTCCACGAACTTCGACCTGAGCGACCCCGAACTGACGCGGGACGACATTCTCGTCCTCGACGACCCCCGCTTCGGTCCCGACTCGGTCGCCGTCGTGACCGGAGCGGCGTCCGGCATCGGCCGGGCCCTGACGGTCGCCCTCGCCGCGAACGGCCTCACCGTCGTCGGCGCGGACGTCGACGCCGACGGCCTCGGCGAGACGGTCGCCCTCGCGGAGGACCTCGGCGCGCCGGGCGACGTGGCGACCGTCGAGACCGACCTCACCGACGACGGCGACGTCGCGGCGATGGTCGAGGCGGCGGCCGAGCGCGGCGACCTTCGGTACGTCGCCAACGTCGCCGGCCTCCAGCACATCGCGTCCATCCCGGAGTACCCGATGGAGCGGTACGACCTCCTGCTCGACGTGATGCTGCGAGCGCCGTTTCTCGTCGCGAAGCACGCGATGCCGCGCGTCCGCGAGACCGACGACGGCGTCGGTGCCATCGCCAACATGTCGTCGGTCCACGGCCGCTACGCCACGAAGAACAAACCGGCGTACATCGTCGCGAAACACGGTATCAACGGGCTGACGCGGGCGATCGCCGCCGAGGGCGAGGGAACGCTCCGGGGATTCTCGGTGAGCGTCGGCTACGTGCTCACCCCCCTGATGGTGAACCAGATCGAGGCCACCGCCGCGGAACGCGGCATCCCCGAGCGCGAGGTGGTCGAGGACATCATGCTCGGTCAGGCCCGCACGAAGGATCTGATGACGCCCGCCGAGGTCGCCAACCTGTTCACGTTCGGCTTCTCCCGGCACGGCAAGCACCTGAACGGGGCCGACATGCTCTGGGACGGCGGCTACACGCACACCTATGAGTGA
- a CDS encoding patatin-like phospholipase family protein encodes MSERDADAAGESDPDNVAIACQGGGSHTAFTAGVLRGLLREWDRDRHRLVGISGTSGGAFNALAAWYGLVVDDEERAAELVTSLWADMVADDALDRLANEWVVGSARAQHAGFPVFQVSPYFTAGSRRGQEQIRRILERHIDFDAVPDLCGRDVPDLVVGTVDVHAGEFDTFVNEEVTADAVLASAAIPTLFPGVHLRGSLHWDGLFSQNPPVQDLMTGTTGVKPDELWVVQINPQSVDERPRTLAEIADRRNQLSGNLSLNQELRFVEQVNEWIEAGWLPESEFTHTEIRRIPLGRQYDLATKLDRRPSFVESLVELGEERAEAFLADLER; translated from the coding sequence ATGAGTGAGCGCGACGCGGACGCCGCGGGCGAGAGCGACCCGGACAACGTCGCCATCGCCTGTCAGGGCGGCGGCAGCCACACGGCGTTCACGGCCGGCGTGCTGCGCGGCCTCCTCCGCGAGTGGGACCGCGACCGCCACCGGCTGGTCGGGATCAGCGGCACCTCCGGCGGGGCCTTCAACGCGCTCGCGGCGTGGTACGGGCTGGTCGTCGACGACGAGGAGCGCGCGGCCGAACTCGTCACGTCGCTCTGGGCCGACATGGTCGCCGACGACGCCCTCGACCGGCTGGCCAACGAGTGGGTCGTCGGGAGCGCCCGCGCCCAGCACGCCGGGTTCCCCGTGTTTCAGGTCAGCCCCTACTTCACGGCCGGGTCGCGGCGGGGGCAAGAGCAGATCCGGCGGATCCTCGAGCGTCACATCGACTTCGACGCGGTGCCCGACCTCTGCGGCCGCGACGTCCCCGATCTCGTCGTCGGGACGGTCGACGTTCACGCGGGCGAGTTCGACACGTTCGTCAACGAGGAGGTCACCGCCGACGCCGTGCTCGCGTCCGCCGCCATCCCCACGCTGTTTCCCGGCGTCCACCTCCGCGGGAGCCTCCACTGGGACGGGCTGTTCTCGCAGAACCCGCCGGTGCAAGACCTCATGACGGGGACGACCGGGGTGAAACCCGACGAGCTCTGGGTGGTCCAGATCAACCCGCAGTCGGTGGACGAGCGCCCGCGGACACTGGCCGAGATCGCCGACCGGCGCAACCAGCTGTCGGGGAACCTCTCGCTCAATCAGGAGCTCCGGTTCGTCGAACAGGTCAACGAGTGGATCGAGGCCGGGTGGCTCCCGGAGTCGGAGTTCACTCACACCGAGATCCGACGCATCCCGCTCGGGCGGCAGTACGACCTCGCCACCAAACTCGACCGGCGGCCCTCGTTCGTCGAGAGCCTCGTCGAACTCGGCGAAGAGCGGGCCGAGGCGTTCCTCGCCGACCTGGAACGGTGA
- a CDS encoding 3-hydroxyacyl-CoA dehydrogenase/enoyl-CoA hydratase family protein, with product MPVTAIDHVTVIGAGNMGHGIAEVTAMAGYDVTLRDIEEDLVEDGYEDIEWSLRKLDEKGRLDESPEEILSRVDTAVDLEEAVSNADLVVEAAPEQMSLKKDLFADLDEYTHEDAILASNTSSLSITEIATATDRPDQVVGTHFFNPPVKMDLVEVIYGEETSDETAETAHDWVESIDKTPIYVRKDVNGFVVNSVLGPFGDEAAWMVSEGEATIREADAAMVHRRGYPMGPFELGDLTGIDVGYHVRKERGQPIPPVVEEKVEAEELGRKTGKGYYDYEEGDGPDYEAGQGEDFDTLRVEARMINEAAKLVGDDVATPEAIDTGMRLGAGFPEGTCRRADKIGLDRVLEKLETLYEETGEERYEPADYLRELVESGRTGEDAGAGFHDYGSGEGPGDYRLLNYGLTDRGVLEVELDRPDRMNALSTDLLGEIDDLLRSVDADDVRCVTFEGAGDRAFSAGADIGGFADVDPTDAMDVTPAFETVNDFERPTLAKIDGYCLGAGLELALACDLRIATEESSFGSPEIGLGLIPGGGGTQRLLRILGETRAKELVFCGNRIGAERAQEWGLINRAVSDEEFDETVEAFVDDVVKGPPIGLKVAKKVMNEGQDASLDAALALESQGFGLLMSTDDVLEGTAAFAEDRDPEFRGE from the coding sequence ATGCCAGTCACAGCTATCGATCACGTCACGGTGATCGGTGCCGGCAACATGGGCCACGGCATCGCCGAGGTGACGGCGATGGCGGGGTACGACGTGACGCTCCGAGACATCGAGGAGGACCTCGTCGAGGACGGCTACGAGGACATCGAGTGGAGCCTGCGGAAGCTCGACGAGAAGGGGCGGCTGGACGAGTCGCCCGAGGAGATCCTCTCGCGCGTCGACACCGCGGTCGACCTGGAGGAGGCAGTGTCGAACGCGGACCTCGTCGTCGAGGCCGCGCCTGAGCAGATGAGCCTGAAGAAGGACCTGTTCGCGGACCTCGACGAGTACACTCACGAGGACGCCATCCTCGCGTCGAACACGTCGAGCCTCTCGATCACGGAGATCGCGACGGCGACCGACCGGCCCGACCAGGTCGTCGGGACCCACTTCTTCAACCCGCCGGTGAAGATGGACCTCGTCGAGGTGATCTACGGCGAGGAGACCAGCGACGAGACGGCGGAGACGGCCCACGACTGGGTCGAGTCGATCGACAAGACGCCCATCTACGTCCGGAAAGACGTCAACGGCTTCGTGGTCAACTCCGTGCTCGGCCCCTTCGGCGACGAGGCCGCGTGGATGGTCTCGGAGGGCGAGGCGACGATCCGCGAGGCGGACGCCGCGATGGTCCACCGCCGGGGCTACCCGATGGGACCGTTCGAACTGGGCGACCTGACCGGGATCGACGTGGGCTATCACGTCCGGAAGGAGCGCGGCCAGCCGATCCCGCCGGTCGTCGAGGAGAAAGTCGAGGCCGAGGAGCTAGGTCGCAAGACCGGCAAGGGGTACTACGACTACGAAGAGGGAGACGGCCCCGACTACGAGGCCGGGCAGGGCGAGGACTTCGACACGCTCCGCGTCGAGGCGCGCATGATCAACGAGGCGGCGAAGCTCGTCGGCGACGACGTGGCGACGCCCGAGGCCATCGACACCGGGATGCGCCTCGGCGCGGGCTTCCCTGAGGGCACCTGCCGCCGCGCCGACAAGATCGGCCTCGACCGCGTGCTGGAGAAGCTGGAGACGCTGTACGAGGAGACCGGCGAGGAACGCTACGAGCCGGCGGACTACCTGCGCGAGCTCGTCGAGTCCGGCCGCACTGGCGAGGACGCGGGCGCGGGCTTTCACGACTACGGGAGCGGCGAGGGGCCGGGCGACTACCGCCTGCTGAACTACGGCCTGACCGACCGCGGCGTCCTCGAAGTGGAACTCGACCGACCGGACCGCATGAACGCGCTCTCGACGGACCTGCTCGGCGAGATAGACGACCTCCTGCGGAGCGTCGACGCCGACGACGTTCGCTGCGTCACGTTCGAGGGCGCGGGCGACCGGGCGTTCAGCGCCGGCGCGGACATCGGCGGCTTCGCCGACGTGGACCCCACGGACGCGATGGACGTGACGCCGGCGTTCGAGACGGTCAACGACTTCGAACGGCCCACGCTCGCGAAGATCGACGGCTACTGTCTCGGCGCTGGCCTCGAACTCGCGCTGGCCTGCGACCTGCGGATCGCCACGGAGGAGTCGTCGTTCGGGTCGCCGGAGATCGGCCTCGGCCTGATCCCGGGCGGCGGCGGCACCCAGCGGCTCCTGCGGATCCTCGGCGAGACGCGGGCGAAGGAGCTCGTCTTCTGCGGGAACCGGATCGGCGCGGAGCGGGCGCAGGAGTGGGGGCTGATCAACCGCGCCGTCTCCGACGAGGAGTTCGACGAGACGGTCGAGGCGTTCGTGGACGACGTCGTGAAGGGGCCGCCGATCGGCCTCAAGGTCGCGAAGAAGGTGATGAACGAGGGACAGGACGCCAGCCTCGACGCCGCGCTCGCGCTGGAGAGCCAGGGCTTCGGCCTGCTGATGAGCACCGACGACGTGCTCGAAGGGACGGCCGCGTTCGCCGAGGACCGCGACCCCGAGTTCCGGGGTGAGTGA
- a CDS encoding PaaI family thioesterase, translated as MGGEPATADAVDADAFQEFVDRHGYLSWIGLAVERAERGRVRMRVPHDEKLLNPSEGQASVHGGITATLVDTASGFALRTTFDDPAAARLTTTDLDVSYLRPATDDLTVEAEVERAGDSVGVTSVTVSSEKPSGEPADVAVGRATYRLFRES; from the coding sequence GTGGGGGGCGAACCGGCGACGGCCGACGCCGTCGACGCCGACGCGTTCCAGGAGTTCGTCGACCGCCACGGCTACCTGTCGTGGATCGGCCTCGCGGTCGAGCGCGCCGAGCGCGGGCGGGTGCGCATGCGCGTCCCGCACGACGAGAAGCTGTTGAACCCCTCGGAGGGGCAGGCGTCGGTCCACGGCGGGATCACGGCGACGCTGGTCGACACCGCGAGCGGGTTCGCCCTGCGGACGACGTTCGACGACCCCGCGGCGGCCCGCCTCACGACGACCGACCTCGACGTGTCCTACCTCCGGCCGGCGACCGACGACCTGACCGTCGAGGCCGAGGTGGAGCGCGCCGGCGACTCCGTCGGCGTCACGAGCGTCACCGTATCGAGCGAGAAGCCGAGCGGCGAGCCGGCGGACGTTGCCGTCGGGCGAGCCACCTACCGCCTCTTCCGGGAGTCATGA
- a CDS encoding MaoC family dehydratase translates to MTRTFEDVEVGDELTTGGRTITGADISNFAGVSGDFNHLHTDAERMADSAFGERIAHGALVFSVMTGLLWQARDDDTQVVAFYGVDRLRFVAPVFVGDTVHVETEVVETEPRDHRVANGLVRYDADVVNQDGEVVLSCEILSLLR, encoded by the coding sequence ATGACACGAACGTTCGAGGACGTCGAGGTCGGCGACGAACTGACGACCGGCGGCCGCACCATCACGGGGGCGGACATCTCGAACTTCGCGGGCGTCAGCGGCGACTTCAACCACCTCCACACGGACGCCGAGCGGATGGCCGACTCGGCGTTCGGCGAGCGCATCGCCCACGGCGCGCTCGTCTTCTCGGTCATGACCGGCCTGCTGTGGCAGGCCCGCGACGACGACACGCAGGTGGTCGCGTTCTACGGCGTCGACCGCCTGCGGTTCGTCGCCCCGGTGTTCGTCGGCGACACGGTTCACGTGGAGACGGAGGTCGTCGAGACGGAACCGCGGGACCACCGCGTCGCGAACGGGCTCGTGCGGTACGACGCGGACGTGGTGAATCAGGACGGCGAGGTCGTCCTCTCCTGCGAGATACTCTCGCTGCTGCGCTGA